In the genome of Sphingomonas sp. LR60, the window TGCAATGCCTTCGGCCGGTTGAGCCGGATGCGCCCGACCGGGCCTTCCACGATCGTAATCAAATCCTGCGTCATCATCTCTCCTGCCCTCGCCCCTGGAAGGGGAGAGGGATACCGCAGCTTGGCGGCACCGCCGCCTAGCGAAGGTTGGGTGAGGGTGGGCGAGCCCGGGGCTCGCACGATCGCACCGCGATCGGTTACCCCTCACCCATCAATGCCGCACCAATTCGCGCCCGATGATCATCCGCATCACCTGATTGGTGCCTTCCAAGATCGAATGCACCCGCAGGTCGCGCCAGAAGCGCTCGATCGGATAGTCCATCAGATATCCGTAGCCGCCATGCAGTTGCAGCGCGCGATCGACCACGCTCGATCCGGTGTCGGTCGCCAGCCGCTTCGCCATCGCCGCGAAGCGCGTCTTGTCGGGCGCGTTGGCGCTGACCTTGGCGGCAGCGACGTAGAGCAGGCACCGCGCCGCCTGCAGCTCGGTCTCCATATCGGCGAGCATGAACTGCGTGTTCTGGAAATCGCTCACCGCCGTTCCGAACTGCTTGCGGTCCTTCGTATAGGTGATCGTCTCGTCGAGACAACGCTGCGCTCCGCCCAGCGAGCACGCCCCGATGTTGAGCCGCCCGCCATCCAGCCCGGCCATCGCGAAGCGGAACCCCTCGCCTTCCTGCCCGACGCGATTTGCGACCGGCACGCGGACATTGTCGAACGTCACCGCGCGTGTCGGCTGCGCATGCCAGCCCAGCTTGCGCTCGTTCGCGCCGAACGAAACGCCGGGCATGTCCTTCTCGATGACCAGGCAGGAGATGCCTTTCGGACCTTCGGCACCGGTGCGCACCATCGTGACGTAAAGCTCGTTTTCTCCGGCACCGGAGATGAACTGTTTTGTCCCGTTGACGATATATTCGTCGCCGTCGCGGTACGCGCTGGTCTTTAGGGCTGCCGCATCCGATCCCGAGCCGGGCTCGGTCAGGCAATAGCTGGCGATGCGGTCCATCGTCACCAGATCGGGCAAATACCGGCCCTTCAACTCTGCCGAACCGTGGCGGTCGATGATCCAGCTCGCCATATTGTGGATGGAAATGAACGCACTGGTGGTCGGACAGCCATAGGCCATCGCCTCCATGATCAGCGCCGCCTCCAGCCGCCCCAGGTTGATCCCCCCGCTCTCCTCGCTGACGTAGATCGCGGCGAAGCCAAGCTCCGCCGCCGCCTTGATCGTATCACGCGGAAAGATATGCTTTTCGTCCCATTCCGCCGCGAACGGCGTGATGCGATCGGCGGTAAAGCGCTGGGCAAGCGCCTGAATTTCGCGCTGCTCGTCGGTCAGATCAAACTGGTCGGTCATGCTCAATATCCTCAGCAGCGGCGATAGCGTTGCGTGGCGGTCGGGCTGGTGCGCACCAGGGCAGTGCCGCCAGCGTCGAGTCGATAGACTTCCCGGGCGTAAACCCCTGGACCTTGGCCAGAAAAGCGCAGGTCGACCGCCAGCTCCTGCGGGCTGCGGCGGTCGATGCGCTGCACCCGTGCGCGCGATTCGTAGAAGCGGATCGTGTCGGCGTCGATGTTGATGCGACCGGTCGCGGCGGTGTTGGCCAGCTCGCAGTCATTGTCACCGGCACCCCAATATCCAAGGAATTCCGTGGGAAAGGCACGATCGCGGGCGGCGTTGGGCGTGCTCTTGGCGACAGGAACGCCGGTGCGCGCGATGGTAGCGGCGCCGTTCTGCGCCGCCGCCTGCTCGATCGCCGCCTGCGCCGCCGCTTCACGCTCGGGCACGTCGACACGGTTGTAGTCGGCGTCGTGGCTCGAGCAGCCCGCGAGCAACGTCATGAAAACAATCCCGTTCGCCCTAATCTTGCCCAGCCGTCGCATCGCGTGCATCACCCCATGGTCGGAATCACGAACGCATCCTGTACCCCCGCGGGTCCGCCGCCGGCTCCATCGGGCCAGCGCTGCGTGACGGTCTTGACCTTGGTCCAGAACTTCACGCCTTCGATGCCATGCTGGTTGGTGTCGCCGAACCCGCTGCGCTTCCAGCCGCCGAACGTGTGATAGGCGACCGGCACCGGGATCGGCACGTTGATCCCGACCATCCCGACGTTGACCCGCGCCGCAAACTCGCGCGCGGCATGGCCGTTGCGCGTGAAAATTGCGACGCCGTTGCCGTATTGATGCTCGCTGGGCAGCCGCACCGCCGTCTCGAAATCCGGCGCACGGACGATCTGGAGCACCGGGCCGAAGATTTCTTCCTTGTACGCCTGCATGTCGGGCGTGACGTGATCGAAGAGGCTGGGTCCGATGAAGAAGCCATGCTCATGCCCCTGCAGCTGGAAGTCTCGACCGTCGACGACCAGCTCCGCGCCCTCGTCGACCCCGGTCTGGATCCAGTTCGCGACCCGTTCGCGGTGGGCGGCAGTCACCACCGGACCGTAATGCGCCGCAGCGTCCGTCGACACGCCGACCCGCAAGCTCGCGATGGCGGGGAGCAATTTCTCGCGCAACGCCGTGGCGGTCTTCTCGCCGACCGGCACGACGACCGGCAACGCCATGCACCGCTCGCCCGCCGAGCCGAACGCCGCACCGGACAGATCCGCGACCACCTGGTCGAGATCGGCGTCGGGCATGACGATGCCGTGGTTCTTGGCACCGCCCATCGCCTGCACGCGCTTGCCCGCGGCGACACCGCGTCGGTAAACGTGATGCGCGATATCGCTCGATCCGACGAAGCTCACCGCGCCGATCGCGGGATGGTCGAGGATCGCGTCGACCATTTCCTTGTCGCCGTGGACGACCTGCAACACGCCGTCGGGCAGGCCGGCTTCATGCATCAGCTCGGCAAGCCGCACCGGCACGCTCGGATCACGCTCGCTCGGCTTGAGAATGAAGGCGTTGCCGCACGCGATCGCCACGCCGAACATCCACATCGGGATCATTGCCGGGAAGTTGAACGGGGTGATGCCCGCGCCGATCCCGATCGGTTGCCGCATTGAATAGACGTCGATCCCCGGCCCGGCGCCCTGCGTATATTCGCCCTTGAGCACATGCGGGATACCGCAGGCGAACTCGATCACTTCGAGCCCCTCTGGATATCGCCTTTCGAGATCGGCGATCACCTTGCCGTGCTCGGACGACAGCAAGCGCGCCAGCTCGTCCATATGCGCTTCGACCAGTTCCTTGAACCGGAACATGACCCGCGCACGACGCTGCGGGTTGGTGGCTGCCCATGCCGGCTGAGCGGCTTGCGCCGCCGCAACAGCACGATCGAGGTCTGCGGCGGTGCCGAACACGACCTGCGCTTGCACCTGTCCGGTATTGGGGTCGAAAATGTCGGCGGTTCGCGTGCGCGCGCTGCCACCGCCGCTGCCTGCGATATGATGATCGAGCTGGCGCATCGCATCTCTCTCCTATGTTGCGCATCGGTGTGCGCCGCGCATGGTTTGCCGGCAAGCGACAAATCTGCAACGTTCACCTGCAATGACGCAGCCCTTGCCTTGGAACGACCTGCAGGACTTTCTCGCGATTGCCCGCGCCGGCCAGATCGCGCGCGCTGCGGCGTTGATCGGCGTCGATGCCACCACGATCGGGCGCCGCCTGCGCCGGCTGGAGGCGCGGCTCGGCCGCACGCTCTTCGAGCAGACGCGCGAGGGACAGGTTCTGACCGAGGCCGGCGAAGCGCTGCTGGCGCAGGTCGAGGAAATGCAGAACGCCGCCGAGCGGATCGTCGAGACGCGCGGCTCCGCGCAGGCGCTGTCGGGCGTGCTGCGCGTCAGCGTCTCCGAGGGATTCGGGACGTGGCTGGTCGCCGAGCATCTTCATGAATTCGCTGCCTTGCATCCGGCATTGACGATCGACCTCGTCGCCAGTTCAGGGTTCCTCAGCCCGTCGCGGCGCGAAGCGGATGTCGCGGTACTGCTCGCGCGCCCCCGCCATGGACCGGTCGTGGCCGGCAAACTGGCCGACTATGCGCTGCACCTCTACGCCGCCCGCGCGTTGATCGATCAGCGCGGACCTGTGGTGCGCGAGTCGCTTGGTCAGCGTCACGCGGTGGTCGGCTATATCCCAGACCTACTGTACGCGCCCGAACTTCGCTTCGTCGACGATCTCGGTCCGCTGCCCGCACCGACGTTGCGCAGTTCCAGCATCAATGCGCAGGCCCGGCTGATCGCGACCGGCGCAGGGGTCGGCGTGCTGCCGCATTTCATCGGCGACGCGATGCCCGGTCTGGTGAGGGTTCTGCCCGAGGTGACGATTCAGCGGACCTTCTGGTTGGTCACACATCGCGATACGCGACAATTACGGCGCGTTCGGGCCTTTTCCACATGGCTGGGCGGGCTGGTGACAAAGCACCAGAAGCGTCTCGACCCGGCTCGTTAACTTTTGGCCCGACCATCAACTCATCAATTATTTATTAACGAAGCGTCCGACAGCTTACGACTGTCGCATTCGTCGGTGGCTTATCGGCAACAGCGCATGGCCGTTGTACCATATGTATCGGAGCGGGATGAGATTTAACTGGACTTGCGGACCGAGCACGGGTCAGAAGCGTTTCATCCCCATTGCACTATTTGACGGGATTCGGCGGAACCGATGAAGAACTGGCGCCCACTTATCACCTCGCTTTCCCGCGCCGCGATGGTTCGTGCGGCGATGGCGGCGGGCGTCGGCGCGTCGGCGATCGGGGGCTATGCAGCGCTCGGCGTCATCGGCGGGACGGTGCCTTTTGCCGAGGCGATGAACCTGTCGACCGCGCTGGCGGTATTGCCCGACCCGCTCTCGATCCTGACCGCACGCTCGCCTGGCGAACGCGGCCATGGTGCGATGTTCAATACAAAGCAGACGAAGCGCCCGCGCCAGCTGGCCAGCACGCCGCCACGCGGGCCGCGTGGTCCGAGCGAGCGGGTGTTGAGCAACGTGCGTGAGCGTGAGCCAGCCGGGATCGTTCCCGCCGGCGATTTGCCGATCGCGCCTGACAATTTCGTGCCCGATCTCGCCTCGACAACGCCCAACACCTTGGGTCCGCTCGGGCCGGGCGGCAGCAATCCGTTCGGTCCGACACCCGTCGTGCCGGGTGGTCCCGGCGGCGGCATCCCAGGCGTGCCCGGTCCGACCCCGACACCGACGCCAACCCCGATAAATCCTGGGCCCGTCGTTCCAGAACCTGCGACCTGGGCATTGATGACGTTGGGCTTCGCGGTTACGGGCTTTGCGGTGCGCCGTAGCAAGCGGACTCGCGCCCGCGCGGCATGATCGCTCGTCTGATTGGCGCGGCGATCGTATCGCTGGCGTCCGCGGCAGCGGCCGCGCCGCCAGCGACTGCCACGACCACCGCCACCACGATCGGTAGCTATGGCGCGCGCTTCCGCTATCCGGCGGGGCGTGAAGGCGCGTTGCCGATGACCGGTGACCAGCGCTTGCGGGTGCGAAGCCTGCTCGTGATCCGCAAGCCGATGCGGTTTGGCGATTACGTCTGGAACGACATCGGCGTGCCCGCGACCGGTCCGATCCGCGTACGGGTCGATCTATCACGCCAGACCATCTCGGTGTTCCGCAACGGGCATGAGATCGGCACCGCGGTGATCCTCTACGGCACCGATCACAAGCCGACCCCAACCGGCACGTTCCCGATCCTGATGCGCGCGCGACAGCATCAATCCTCGCTGTACGATGCGGAGATGCCGTACATGCTGCGGCTCACCAACGACGGGGTCGCGATCCACGCAAGCTCGGTACGCCGCGGCTCGGCGACCCACGGCTGCATCGGCGTGCCGCTGTCGTTCGCGCAATTGCTGTTCGATCAGGTGGCGCGCGGCGATCTGGTCACGATCGTCGGCGCGTAAGATTCTGAAGTTGGGCACGGTCGGCAAAGTTAACGATTGGCGCCGGTCAGACATGAAGACGCGCTAACCAGATTCCCTAACCGACGGTAAGGACCGCCCGCCGTAATTTCTCCTGGTCATCAGGAAGAGGTTACCCGGCCGATGCCGCGTTCCACCCCACGTCGCCGTCCATTGCTCGTGTCCCTCGCTGCGTTGCTGTGCGCACCGTTCGTCACTGGCGCGACGACCTATTCGAACACCTTCGACGCCCGCGTGCTGGCCACCCATAATGCGGAGCGCGCGGCGCTCGGCATCCCGCCGCTGCGCTGGAATCCGGAACTGGTCGAGTCGGCACATGCATGGGGGCGGTATCTGGCAACGACCGGTCGCTTCGAACATGCGCCCGAACGCCACATGGACCCGGAAGGCGAGAATCTGTGGGCGGGCACGCGCGGCTATTACTCGCCCGAAGCGATGATCGACGGCTGGGTGCGCGAAAAGCGCTACTTCAAGCCTGGCGCGTTCCCGAACAACAGCACCACCGGGCGTGTCGGTGACGTCGGCCATTATACGCAATTGATGTGGCGCGATACGGTCGAGGTCGGCTGCGCGCTGTCGCGCGGCCGGGATGAGGATGTGCTGGTCTGCCGCTACAAGAACGCAGGCAATTATCGCGGCGAGCGACCGTTCTAGATCGGGGACGCGCTCGCATCCACGTAGACGAGGCGCGAGGGTGTCCGGCGCCGCAGCGCACAGCTTTCCGTCCCTAAGCCGATCATGGTCGGTCAAGTCGCCCGCTTTCAGCGACCATATCGTTACATCGCCGATCTGGTATCGGCCCGAAGATCGACCACAATAGATTGCGGTCCACCGGGGCCTCATGTACGCTTGGCACACAGCGTGACTCGCTGCCGATAAGGCGCGATCGCGATGGCGATCAGCTCCGTTAACGGGCTGGTCGCGCGATAGCGGCGCGACTCGCGGGCCGCTGCGGGCGGCAGAGCGACGGGGTGTGGATGCGCGGCGAACGGCCTCTACGACACGCAACGACCCCGGCGCGCCCTTCGGCGGCCGGGGCCATCGTACACTGCCGGGCGATCGTCGCCGCCGCGGCGCGGTATTTACTCGTCTTCTTCGAACAGGTCCTGCACGTTCTGGCCGGTCGCCGACAGATGCACCGTGTCACCCTCGACCGAAGCGACAAGCCCGATCGGCAGGTAATGGTGCTTCGCGCCCTGCCCGTCCTGCGTGGACGGCGAGTCGTTCTTGGTCAGCTTGATACGATCACCGTCGACGTGATCGACCGTTCCGACATGCACACCGTCTGCGCCAAGCACTTCGGCATGTTCCTTGATCTGGCTGACATCGACCATCGCGCTTCTCCTTGGTTGGGTTCGGGCGGCAAACGCGCCGCATCGGCTTTGGTCGCATGATCGAAACGCTGCCGCTGCAATCCACGATCATGTTCGTGGTCGCCGCCGTCTTCCTGCTGGCCGGCGCGTGGCTGTTGATCCAGTTGCGCCACCCGCAGGGGCCGGCGCGCGTCTATGTCTATCGCATGGCCGGGATCATGGCCTTGGCGGGAGGCAGCGTGCTGGCGATATCGGCCT includes:
- a CDS encoding acyl-CoA dehydrogenase family protein is translated as MTDQFDLTDEQREIQALAQRFTADRITPFAAEWDEKHIFPRDTIKAAAELGFAAIYVSEESGGINLGRLEAALIMEAMAYGCPTTSAFISIHNMASWIIDRHGSAELKGRYLPDLVTMDRIASYCLTEPGSGSDAAALKTSAYRDGDEYIVNGTKQFISGAGENELYVTMVRTGAEGPKGISCLVIEKDMPGVSFGANERKLGWHAQPTRAVTFDNVRVPVANRVGQEGEGFRFAMAGLDGGRLNIGACSLGGAQRCLDETITYTKDRKQFGTAVSDFQNTQFMLADMETELQAARCLLYVAAAKVSANAPDKTRFAAMAKRLATDTGSSVVDRALQLHGGYGYLMDYPIERFWRDLRVHSILEGTNQVMRMIIGRELVRH
- a CDS encoding CoA-acylating methylmalonate-semialdehyde dehydrogenase; amino-acid sequence: MRQLDHHIAGSGGGSARTRTADIFDPNTGQVQAQVVFGTAADLDRAVAAAQAAQPAWAATNPQRRARVMFRFKELVEAHMDELARLLSSEHGKVIADLERRYPEGLEVIEFACGIPHVLKGEYTQGAGPGIDVYSMRQPIGIGAGITPFNFPAMIPMWMFGVAIACGNAFILKPSERDPSVPVRLAELMHEAGLPDGVLQVVHGDKEMVDAILDHPAIGAVSFVGSSDIAHHVYRRGVAAGKRVQAMGGAKNHGIVMPDADLDQVVADLSGAAFGSAGERCMALPVVVPVGEKTATALREKLLPAIASLRVGVSTDAAAHYGPVVTAAHRERVANWIQTGVDEGAELVVDGRDFQLQGHEHGFFIGPSLFDHVTPDMQAYKEEIFGPVLQIVRAPDFETAVRLPSEHQYGNGVAIFTRNGHAAREFAARVNVGMVGINVPIPVPVAYHTFGGWKRSGFGDTNQHGIEGVKFWTKVKTVTQRWPDGAGGGPAGVQDAFVIPTMG
- a CDS encoding LysR family transcriptional regulator; its protein translation is MTQPLPWNDLQDFLAIARAGQIARAAALIGVDATTIGRRLRRLEARLGRTLFEQTREGQVLTEAGEALLAQVEEMQNAAERIVETRGSAQALSGVLRVSVSEGFGTWLVAEHLHEFAALHPALTIDLVASSGFLSPSRREADVAVLLARPRHGPVVAGKLADYALHLYAARALIDQRGPVVRESLGQRHAVVGYIPDLLYAPELRFVDDLGPLPAPTLRSSSINAQARLIATGAGVGVLPHFIGDAMPGLVRVLPEVTIQRTFWLVTHRDTRQLRRVRAFSTWLGGLVTKHQKRLDPAR
- a CDS encoding PEPxxWA-CTERM sorting domain-containing protein; translation: MKNWRPLITSLSRAAMVRAAMAAGVGASAIGGYAALGVIGGTVPFAEAMNLSTALAVLPDPLSILTARSPGERGHGAMFNTKQTKRPRQLASTPPRGPRGPSERVLSNVREREPAGIVPAGDLPIAPDNFVPDLASTTPNTLGPLGPGGSNPFGPTPVVPGGPGGGIPGVPGPTPTPTPTPINPGPVVPEPATWALMTLGFAVTGFAVRRSKRTRARAA
- a CDS encoding L,D-transpeptidase family protein; its protein translation is MIARLIGAAIVSLASAAAAAPPATATTTATTIGSYGARFRYPAGREGALPMTGDQRLRVRSLLVIRKPMRFGDYVWNDIGVPATGPIRVRVDLSRQTISVFRNGHEIGTAVILYGTDHKPTPTGTFPILMRARQHQSSLYDAEMPYMLRLTNDGVAIHASSVRRGSATHGCIGVPLSFAQLLFDQVARGDLVTIVGA
- a CDS encoding CAP domain-containing protein, with translation MPRSTPRRRPLLVSLAALLCAPFVTGATTYSNTFDARVLATHNAERAALGIPPLRWNPELVESAHAWGRYLATTGRFEHAPERHMDPEGENLWAGTRGYYSPEAMIDGWVREKRYFKPGAFPNNSTTGRVGDVGHYTQLMWRDTVEVGCALSRGRDEDVLVCRYKNAGNYRGERPF
- a CDS encoding DUF2171 domain-containing protein, encoding MVDVSQIKEHAEVLGADGVHVGTVDHVDGDRIKLTKNDSPSTQDGQGAKHHYLPIGLVASVEGDTVHLSATGQNVQDLFEEDE